A window from Diachasmimorpha longicaudata isolate KC_UGA_2023 chromosome 5, iyDiaLong2, whole genome shotgun sequence encodes these proteins:
- the LOC135162579 gene encoding sulfhydryl oxidase 1, producing MLNKSTNVVILIIVYVITINHSECKVIGTQDQYEEQQKGLYSASDDIVVLNSDNLKTSIGNGTTAWFVEFYNSWCGHCHRFAPTWKAFAKSVVGWSDIVLVAAIDCFTDENNGLCRNYEIMGYPTIRYFSIRDKGIGVDVKAAISEEEVRHGMIQWLQKDQQEGKGNSWPNIAPYRLSDSEAWKQALPPNVKYHFFLFEDLDSYLGSEVILDLNTLSSIQIRRVRKDNTLLATACKITTFPSLNVMDRENNSVQLKLREPTRAGTVKVIKNFLKSKNLISEPEKPPNPESRTSVDSKDVPIEIKHSDFSNKPSEDILYQADLENALRYSLEREIPLKKMIQGEQFEALKAYLKVLSKYFPLQSGNSEFLKKIYDVISDRPSITGTNFKGLVTLHQQEMSPVFIEEREWIGCKGSALHLRGYPCGLWTLFHTLTVNHAEAYEDEEPESRSAGIVLRAMYGYIKNFFGCADCADHFIQMASEKNLFNVGTADNATLWLWSAHNEVNQRLSGDPSEDPAFPKTQYPRQELCEACKYVDGSWNQEEVLRYLKKKYGLTGIHYGPRAEPKWELSRPGREPLAAEAPIRTVERKPGWDFTVFDISILVVVYVASALILVLVCVQFAVKKSMRKKMFLHTLLGRV from the exons ATGTTGAATAAGTCCACGAATGTTGTGATACTCATTATTGTGTATGTTATAACAATTAATCATTCAGAGTGCAAGGTGATTGGCACTCAGGATCAGTACGAGGAGCAGCAGAAGGGACTGTACAGTGCCAGCGATGATATAGTTGTGCTTAATTCAGACAACTTGAAGACTTCTATTGGGAATGGAACAACTGCCTGGTTTGTAGAGTTCTACAACAGCTGGTGTGGACACTGTCACCGATTTGCACCTACGTGGAAGGCCTTTGCCAAGAGTGTCGTTG GATGGAGTGACATTGTCCTGGTGGCAGCTATTGACTGCTTCACTGACGAGAACAATGGCCTGTGCCGTAATTACGAGATCATGGGGTATCCCACCATCAGGTACTTCTCGATTAGAGACAAAGGGATTGGGGTGGATGTTAAGGCGGCCATATCCGAGGAGGAAGTCAGGCATGGAATGATACAATGGCTCCAGAAGGATCAGCAAGAGGGGAAGGGCAACAGTTGGCCTAATATTGCTCCATACAG ACTTAGCGATTCTGAGGCCTGGAAACAAGCTTTGCCTCCAAATGTAAAATACCACTTCTTCCTCTTCGAGGATCTCGACTCTTACCTCGGCTCGGAAGTGATCCTAGACCTTAACACTTTATCCTCCATTCAAATTCGCAGAGTAAGAAAGGACAATACACTGTTggcaaccgcgtgcaaaatcACCACGTTCCCGTCACTCAACGTTATGGACAGAGAGAATAACTCAGTGCAATTGAAACTCCGCGAGCCGACACGCGCGGGAACCGTTAAAGTGATCAAGAACTTTCTCAAGTCCAAAAACCTCATCTCAGAACCTGAAAAGCCCCCGAACCCTGAAAGCCGGACATCAGTCGATAGTAAAGATGTCCCAATCGAAATAAAACATTCGGACTTCTCTAATAAACCCAGCGAAGACATCCTTTACCAGGCAGACTTGGAGAACGCCCTCAGATACTCTCTAGAGCGAGAGATTCCCCTGAAGAAGATGATTCAAGGGGAACAGTTTGAGGCCCTGAAAGCCTATCTGAAAGTTCTCTCCAAGTACTTTCCCTTGCAAAGCGGAAATTctgaatttctaaaaaaaatttatgacgtTATCTCGGATCGCCCCAGCATAACCGGTACAAATTTCAAGGGTCTGGTGACGCTGCACCAGCAGGAGATGTCCCCAGTGTTCATTGAAGAGCGAGAGTGGATCGGTTGCAAAGGTAGCGCACTCCACCTTCGAGGATATCCCTGTGGACTATGGACCCTCTTCCATACTTTAACTGTTAATCATGCTGAGGCCTATGAGGATGAGGAACCTGAGAGTCGATCCGCGGGAATAGTCCTTAGAGCTATGTACGGGTACATCAAGAATTTCTTCGGTTGCGCCGATTGTGCAGATCATTTTATTCAGATGGCCTCTGAGAAGAATCTGTTCAATGTAGGCACTGCTGACAATGCTACTCTGTGGCTCTGGAGCGCCCACAACGAGGTGAATCAGAGACTTTCTGGAGACCCCAGTGAAGACCCAGCATTCCCAAAGACACAATACCCCAGACAGGAGCTTTGTGAGGCCTGTAAATATGTAGATGGCTCTTGGAACCAAGAAGAGGTTCTCAGGTATCTGAAGAAAAAGTATGGGCTCACTGGGATTCACTATGGACCCAGGGCGGAGCCCAAGTGGGAGCTCAGTAGACCTGGGAGGGAGCCACTCGCTGCTGAGGCCCCCATCAGAACTGTGGAGAGAAAACCAGGATGGGATTTCACGGTTTTTGATATTAGCATTTTGGTTGTGGTCTATGTGGCTTCTGCTCTTATTCTTGTGTTAGTTTGCGTGCAATTCGCTGTCAAGAAATCGATGAGGAAGAAAATGTTTTTACATACACTGCTCGGGAGGGTTTGA